Sequence from the Thermococcus sp. genome:
TAACGTTGTCATTGAGGGTCGTTTAGCTGGCTGGATGGTTAAGGACGCCGACCTTAAGATATGGCTCGACGCTCCCATAATGGAGCGCGCCAAGAGAGTCGCTCAGAGGGAAGGCATCTCAGTTGAGGAGGCCTTCGTTCAGATTGCCGAGAGGGAAAAGCAGAACAGGAAAAGGTATTTAAACCTCTATGGGATTGACATCGAGGACAAGTCGATTTATGATTTAATCATAAACACTGCCAAATGGGGTCCCGATGGGGTCTTCGCGATCGTGAAGGCCGCCATCGACCACCTTTACCCCGACGGCGACGCGGGGTCTGACAAAGGTAAGGAGGTGGGATGAATGCCAGCTATCGAGATTGGGAGGATTGCCGTCGTTATTGCCGGAAGGAGGGCCGGACAGAAGGTCGTCGTTGCCGACATAATAGACAAGAACTTCGTCCTCGTTACCGGCGCTGGACTGAACAAGGTCAAGCGCAGGAGGATGAACGTCAAGCACCTTGAACCCCTTCCGGAGAAGGTTAACATCGAGCGCGGTGCTTCCGACGAGGAGATAAAGAAGGCCCTCGAAGAGGCCGGCATAAGCCTTGAGTGAGGAATGTTTCCTCACTCTTTTCCCCAATAATTTCTTAACACCTTTCCCATGTTCTTTTCTTGGTGGTGAGAATGAAAACCGCTCTGGTTACTGGCGCAACCGGGGGCATCGGCAGGCTCCTTGTCAGGGCTCTTATTGAAAAGGGCTTTCACGTTGTTGGTGTGGGCAGGAGGAAGGAACGGCTTGAGGAACTAAAGTCTCTTGGGAACTTCTCCTATATCGTGGCCGATTTGAGCGAGCCCAACGTCGCAAGAAAGATTGCCGATTCCCTTGGAGGGTTTGGTGTTAAAAGGCTTGATGTTCTCGTAAACAACGTCGGTTACGCAATCAAGAAACCTCTGCTTGACCATACCGACGAAGAGCTTGAGAACCTTTTCAAGGTAAACGCCCTCGCTCCTGTGGAACTTACCCGTGAGCTTCTGCCCCTCCTTGGTGAGGGTTCGACCGTTGTTTTTGTGAGAAGCGAAGTTGCCTTCGTGAACATCCCGGAGTTGCCGTCATACTGCGCCGCTAAGGGAGCCCTGCACTATCTTACGGTAAACCTTGAGAGGGAACTAAAGGACAGGGGAATCCAGGTTATGCGCGTTTATCCCAAGCAGGTTAAAACGGAGTTTTTCACAAGGAATAACGTGCCCTATCCAACGGGTTCGATAGAACCCGAAGATGTCGTTAAGGAAATAATGAGAGGCCTTGAGAAGGGCAAGCGGGAGGTTTTCGTGCCCGGTTATCTGAAGCTCATCAGGTACCTTCCCAACTGGCCCGTTTTCACGTATCGCTTCCGGCATTAGGTGGGTTTATAAGGCAATATTTTGAGTCTAGGCTGATAACGCTCACCTGGTGATGCTCATGGCAAGGGATGAAGTTAGGAGAATCCTTCCGGCAGATATAAAGCGGGAAGTGTTGATTAAGGACGAGAAGGCCGAGACCAACCCGAAGTGGGGCTTTCCGCCAGAGAAGAGACCGATAGAGATGCACATGCAGTTCGGCATAATAAACCTCGACAAACCGCCGGGACCCACGAGTCATGAAGTTGTTGCGTGGATTAAGAAGCTCTTCAACTTGAGCAAAGCCGGCCACGGTGGAACCCTTGACCCGAAGGTCAGTGGTGTTTTGCCGGTTGCTCTGGAGAGGGCCACCAGAGTTGTTCAGGCACTTTTGCCAGCAGGAAAGGAGTACGTTGCTTTGATGCACCTCCACGGTGACGTCCCCGAGGACAAAATCCTAGCCGTAATGAAGGAGTTCCAGGGAGAGATTATCCAGAGACCACCGCTGAGGAGCGCGGTTAAAAGAAGGTTGAGGACGAGGAAGGTTTACTACATTGATGTCCTCGAGATAGATGGCAGGGACGTTTTGTTCAGGGTGGGTGTCGAGGCAGGAACCTACATCCGTTCGCTCATTCACCACATAGGTTTAGCCCTTGGCGTCGGCGCCCACATGGCCGAGCTTAGGAGGACGAGAAGTGGCCCATTTAAGGAAGACGAGACGCTGGTGACGCTTCACGACCTCGTTGATTACTACCACTTCTGGAAGGAGGACGGCATTGAGAAATATTTCCGGCAGGCTATACAACCGATGGAGAAGGCAGTGGAACACCTTCCCAAGGTCTGGATTAGGGATTCTGCAGTTTCAGCGGTCACCCATGGTGCCGATTTGGCCGTTCCGGGGATAGTCAAGCTCCACAAGGGCATCAAGAGGGGCGATCTTGTTGCCATAATGACCCTCAAGGACGAGCTGGTTGCGCTTGGAAAGGCCATGATGACAAGCGGTGAGATGCTTCAGAGGAGCAAGGGTATAGCCGTCGATGTGGACAAGGTCTTCATGCCGAGGGAGTGGTATCCGAAACTTTGGGCCAAGTGAGTGCGTTTTTGTCACCTCTTTTCCCTAACTTTGCGCAAGCAAAGGTTGATAAACCCCTTACCTTATCCCCGACCATGACCCACTACTACTCAGAAGAGCCGGGCACGCCTTTGAAGACCAAGACCATAGAGGTCTGTCTTAGGGGGCACTGCTTCAAGTTCATCACAGCTAGCGGGGTGTTTTCCTTCGGCAAACTCGACAGGGGAACCGAACTTCTGATAGAGAACATGGTTCTCGATGAGAACTGGCGCGTTCTGGATTTGGGCTGTGGCTACGGTGCCATTGGCATCGTCGCCTCCCGCTTCGTTGACCATGTTATTATGACCGACGTGAACAGGAGAGCGGTTAGCATAGCGAGGAAAAACTTAAAAATCAACGGCGTTAGAAACGCCGAGGTCAGGTGGGGAAGCCTCTACGAGCCAGTTAAAGGGGAAAAATTCGACTCAATCATCACCAATCCCCCAGTGCACGCGGGAAAGGAAATCCTGAGGGAAATAGTTATAAACGCTCCCCGGCATCTCAACGATGGTGGCCTCCTGCAACTGGTGATTAAGACGAAGCAGGGGGCAAAGTATATTAAGGCCCTCATGGAGGAGCACTTTACCGAAGTGAGAGAGCTCGCGAAGGGGAGCGGTTACCGCGTGTACGCCGGGATTGCCTAGCCTGGGAAGGCGCGGGCCTTGAGAGCCCGTGGGCGTTTGCCCGCCGGGGTTCAAATCCCCGTCCCGGCGCCAAAATCCCTTTGATTCCCAAGAGGGATGGGAGGTGTATTCGTAATGACCGAGAACTTCAGGCACATAGTCCGTGTTGCGGGCGTTGATTTGGACGGACATAAGCAGTTGAGATGGGCACTGACAGGGATTAAGGGAATAGGAATAAACTTCGCAACTATGGTGCTCAGGGTTGCAGGGCTTGACCCCTACATGAAGGCCGGTTACCTCACCGACGAGCAGGTTAAGCTCATAGAGAAAATCCTTGAGGACCCCGTGGCCCACGGAATCCCTGCATGGGCGGTTAACAGGCCGAAGGACTACGAGACCGGCAAGGACATGCACCTCATTACGGCCAAGCTCGTTATGGCATGGCGTGAGGACATCAACAGGCTGAGGAGGATAAGGGCTTACCGCGGTATAAGGCACGAGCTTGGTCTGCCTCTCCGCGGTCAGAGAACGAGGTCCAACTTCAGGCACGGAACTACCGTCGGTGTTAGCAGGAGGAAGAAGTGAGGTGGTGTAAATGGGAGACCCGAAGAGGCAGAGGAAGAAGTATGAAACTCCCTCTCACCCCTGGATTAAGGAGAGACTCGACCGCGAGAGGGTTCTGAAGAGGAAGTACGCCCTCAAGAACAAGAAGGAGCTCTGGCGCCACGAGACCCAGCTCAAGGAGTTCAGGCGTAGGGCGAGAAGACTCCTCGCGGCCCGTGGAAAGCAGGCCGAAATTGAGAGGCAGCAGCTCCTCCAGAGGCTCTACAGGCTCGGCCTTCTCCCGGCCGATGCCGTTCTCGATGACGTTCTCTCTCTCACAGTTGAGGACGTCCTCGAGAGAAGGTTGCAGACCATCGTTTACAAGAAGGGTCTCGCTAGAACAATTAAGCAGGCCAGACAGCTCATAGTCCACGGCCATATCGAGGTCAACGGCCAGATAATCCGCTCGCCGGGTTATCTCGTCCTCCGCGAGGAGGAGGATGCCATAACCTACGCGAAGAACTCTCCCTTCGCCAAGGAATCCCACCCCGAGAGGATGGTTATTGAACAGGCCAAGCAGGGTGGTGAGGCATGAGCGAGGAAACCCAGCAGGTTAACCTTAAGAAGAAGGAGAAGTGGGGAGTTGCTCACATTTACTCCTCCTACAACAACACGATAATACACATCACTGACCTCACCGGGGCCGAGACGGTCTCTAGATGGAGCGGTGGTATGGTCGTCAAGGCCGACAGGGACGAGCCTTCTCCGTACGCGGCCATGATTGCCGCCAAGAGGGCCGCTGAAGAGGCTATGGAGAAGGGCTTCGTCGGCGTTCACATCAAGGTTCGCGCCCCGGGAGGAAGCAAGAGCAAGACCCCCGGTCCGGGTGCCCAGGCGGCCATTAGAGCTCTCGCCAGGGCAGGCCTCAAGATAGGGCGCGTCGAGGACGTCACACCGATACCGCACGACGGAACCAGACCCAAGGGCGGTAGGCGCGGTAGGCGCGTCTGATCCCTACAACTTCTTTTTTGGTGGTGCAAATGGAGCCGAAGTTTAAGATTCTGGAAAAGAGGGAGGACTCGATAAAGTTCATCGTTGAAGGCATAGACGTTGCCTTTGCCAACGCCCTCAGAAGGACTATTCTTGCCGAAGTTCCAACCTTTGCCGTTGATGAGGTCGAGTTCTTTGAAAACGACTCGGCTCTCTTTGATGAGATAATCGCCCACAGGCTCGCTATGATTCCCCTTACAACCCCGGTTGAAAGGTTTTCGCTCGATTCACTTGAGCTCGACGACTACACCGTTACCCTCTCCCTCGAGGCTGAGGGTCCGGGCGTGGTTTACTCCGGCGACCTCAAGAGTAGCGACGAGGAGATAAAACCCGCCAACCCTGACATTCCGATAGTCAAGCTCGCCGAGGGCCAGCGGTTAGTTTTCAACGCCTACGCAAAGCTCGGCCGTGGAAAGGACCACGCAAAGTGGCAACCCGGCTTCGTTTACTACAAGTATCTCACGAGAATACACGTGAGCAAGGAAGTCCCCGACTGGGAGGAGCTCAAGGGGCTCGCCGAGAGGAGAGGACTGCCCGTTGAGGAAAAGGACGACGAGCTTGTCATAACCACGACCAAGGCCTTCTACCTCCCGAGGAAGTTCGAGCCATATGAGGGCGAGAAGATTAGGGAAGAAGTAGTGCCCGAAACGTTCGTCTTTACCGTTGAAACTAACGGAGAGCTCCCCGTTGAGGAAATAGTGAGCATAGCTCTCAAGATACTGATGAGGAAGAGCGATAGATTTATAAACGAACTCCATAAATTAGCCGACTGACGCGGGGGTAGCCGAGCCTGGCCAAAGGCGCGGGATTCAGGGTCCCGTCCCGTAGGGGTTCCGGGGTTCAAATCCCCGCCCCCGCACCATAACGCTCACCCCGTCCACCTGTCGGTTTCCCTGCGAGAGCGTTGAGGAGGTATGTTCATGGTCAAGAGAACAGGACCCACCGATATTAACCTGAGGAGGCTCATTCGGGCACTCAGGAAGAAATCAAACGAGGAAGGAGTTAAGATATGGAAGGACATTGCCTGGCGCCTTGAGAGGCCGAGAAGACAGAGGGCCGAGGTAAACGTCAGCAAGATAAACCGCTACACCAAGGAGGGTGACACCGTTATCGTCCCGGGAAGCGTTCTTGGTGCAGGAAAGCTTGAGCACAAGGTTATCGTCGCCGCCTGGAAGTTCAGCGAGACTGCTAGGAAAAAGATAGTCGAGGCCGGGGGAGAGGCCATAACCATCGAGGAGCTTATGGAGAGGAACCCGAAGGGTAGTGGAGTAATCATAATGGAGTGATGGGCCATGAGGATTATTAATGCTGAAGGACTTATCCTTGGAAGGCTCGCCTCGAAGGTTGCCAAGATGCTCCTCGAGGGTGAGGAGGTCGTCATAGTCAACGCCGAGAAGGCCATCATCACCGGTAACAGGGAGGACATATTCGCCAAGTACAAGCAGAGAACCGAGCTCAGAACCAGGACCAACCCGAGAAGGGGTCCCTTCTACCCGAAGAGGAGCGATGAGATTGTCAGGAGAACAGTCAGGGGCATGCTCCCCTGGAAGACCGACCGCGGAAGGAAGGCTTTCAGAAGGCTTAGGGTCTACGTTGGTATTCCAAAGGAATTCGAGGGCAAGGAACTTGAGACCATAAGCGAGGCTCACATGTCGAGGCTTTCGACTCCAAAGTATGTCACCGTTGGTGAGGTTGCCAAGTTCCTCGGTGGAAAGTTCTGAGGTGAGAAAGATGAGGGTCATCCAGACTGCCGGAAAGAGGAAGACGGCCATTGCGAGGGCCACTATAAGAGAAGGAAAGGGAAGGGTGAGAATCAACCACAAGCCCGTTGAGATAATTGAACCCGAGATAGCGCGCTTCACCATCATGGAACCGCTCATCCTTGCCGGCGAGGAGATAGTCAGCAAGGTTGACATCGACGTCAAGGTCGAGGGCGGTGGCTTCATGGGACAGGCCGAAGCGGCTCGTGTTGCCATAGCCCGCGCGTTAGTTGAGTGGACCAACGACATGAACTTGAAGGAAAAGTTTATGAAGTACGACAGGACTATGCTCGTTGGCGACAGCAGGAGAACCGAGCCCCACAAGCCCAACCGCTCAACCAAGGGTCCGAGAGCCAAGAGGCAGAAGTCCTACCGTTGATGCCTTTCCTTTAACAATTTGAGGTGTGGAAAATGATAGTTCCCGTCAGGTGCTTCACCTGCGGAAAGGTGCTGGCCGACAAATACTACGAGTTCAAGAAGAGGGTCGAGGCAGGGGAAGACCCTGCTAAAGTGCTGGACGACCTCGGTGTCGAGAGGTACTGTTGCAGGAGAACGCTCCTCAGCCACGTGGAGCTCATCGACCAGGTAATGGTTTATAAAGTCTACTAAAAACCGCAATTCTGGGCGGGGCCGTGGGGTAGCTTGGTCTATCCTCCCGGCTTGGGGTGCCGGAGACCCGGGTTCAAATCCCGGCGGCCCCACCAACATTACGTTCACTGAAAAAACCTCTCTTGAAGGCGTTGGGAAAAGGGGTGGTAAGTATGTTCAAGTACACCCGCTTTGAGAAGGCCCGCATTATCGGTGCGAGGGCGTTGCAGATAGCCATGGGCGCTCCCGTGCTTATAGACGTCCCTGAGGGAATCACGCCCCTCCAGGCGGCCCTCATGGAGTTCGAGAAGGGAATAATACCCCTCACCGTAATAAGGCCGAGCTGATGAAAAATGACGGTGATAGAGAACATAGTCGGCAGGGTTGCAGTGCTCAAGGGCGGCAAATATTCCGTTGAGGTAGATGTTATCACGAGCTCGGGCTTCGGTAGGTTCGCCTCTCCAATAGACGAAAATCCGAGCCTCTACATAGCTGAAGCCCACCGGGCCGTGAGCGAGGTGGATGAGATAATCGGCCCCGAGCTTATAGGCTTCGATGCAACCGAGCAGGAGCTGATAGACAGCTACCTCTGGGAGATAGACGGTACCGAGGACTTCAGTCATATCGGAGCCAACACGGCATTGGCCGTCTCAATAGCCACCGCGAAGGCCGCCGCCAGCGAAAAGAACCTTCCCCTCTACAGCTACCTCGGGGGAACCTTCACCACCGAGTTACCGGTCCCCATCCTTGAGCTTGGCCACGGTGACGATTTTGACTACTACGTAATGGTCCGCGATTTGATGGAGATAACCGATGTCGTTGATGCTTTCACCAGCGTTCTTGAGAACGTCGATGATAACACCGTTGAGGCATATTCTAAAGCTACTGAAAAAGCGACCGATGAACTCGGCCTTGAGGTGGCCCTTGGCCTGGTTCAGAAAAGAGAACTCGATATTGAAACGGTCCTCTCAACGGTTGAGGATAACAACGTTGCCTACATAAAACCCCTGGGCGATGAGGAGCTCTTTCTCGAGCTAATAGCCGGAACCCATGGGGTTTTTGTTGACGGCGAGTACCTCTTCCGTGAGAAGGACATACTCGACAGGCGCTACTACAATGCTCTCTCCATAAAACCCATAAACCTTGGTACTCTCACCGACTTGTACAACCTCATAAACGACGCCAAGTCGGAGAGAATTGCTCCAATCCTCTCGGAGGCTCGCTATGAGTCCTCCGATGAGGCCCTTGCCCACCTCGCGGTGGGTTTCCGTTGCCCGGCGATGGTGCTCCGCAAAGACTCCATCGCCAGGCTGAATGAGCTCATAAGAATAGCCGAGGATTTGGGTGAAAGGGGCAGGATAATAACCTTTGAAGGATGAGGAGGTGTGAAAAGATGGAGGAATATCTCGTTCCACTTGATCAGTATCTAGCGGCCGGTGTCCACATCGGAACCCAGCAGAAGACCCAAGACATGAAGAAGTTTATCTACCGTGTCAGGCAGGACGGTCTCTACGTCCTTGACGTGAGGAAGACCGACGAGAGGCTTAAAGTTGCAGGTAAATTCTTGGCTAAGTTCGACCCAGAGAGCATTCTCGCGGTTAGTGTCAGGCTCTACGGTCAGAAGCCGGTTAAGAAGTTCGGTGAGGTCACCGGTGCGAGGGCAATCCCCGGCCGTTTCCTCCCGGGAACAATGACTAACCCCCAGGTCAAGAACTTCTTTGAGCCGGACGTCATTATCGTTACCGACCCAAGGGCAGACCACCAGGCCATGAAGGAGGCCGTTGAGATTGGAATCCCGATTGTTGCCCTCGTTGACACAGAAAACTTCCTCAGCTACGTTGATCTTGCCATTCCAACGAACAACAAGGGAAGGAAAGCACTCGCGCTCATCTACTGGATACTCGCGAGGGAGATACTCTACAACAGGAAGGAAATTGAAAATAGGGAGGACTTTAAGATTCCAGTTGAAGACTTTGAGATGAGAATTATAAGAACCTGAGGGGAAGTTTTTTAACTCCCCTCCCACTTTAATCTCCTCGCGCGGGGGTGCCCGAGCCTGGCCAAAGGGGCCGGACTTAAGATCCGGTGCCGTAGGGCTTCGCGGGTTCGAATCCCGTCCCCCGCACCAAACCTTTAAAAGTCCTTTCGTGAAGGAAACCCGTCAAGGTCATTTGAGGTGGTTGAGATGGCGAGATTTCCCGAGGCTGAGGCAAGAATCTTTAGAAAGCTTATCTGCATGCGCTGTGGTGCAACGAACCCATGGGGCGCAAAAAAATGCAGGAAGTGTGGCTACAAGGGGCTTCGCCCTAAGGCCAGAGAACCACGCGGTGGAGGACGCTGACTAGGTTTTCTTCAACTTTTTCAGTGTTTCTTCCAGAAACTCTATCCCCTCTTTTAGCAATTCTTCGCCCTTGGGCGTGAGCCTGTAGTACTTTCTGGCCGGTTTTCCAGTCTCGCTTTCCTGCCATTCCGCAGTTACATAACCTTCCTTTTCAAGCTTGTAGAGAACTACATATGAACTGACTGTTGCTGGTTCAAAATCAAATGCCTCTTTTATGCGCTCTTTCAGTTCATAGGCATACATTGGCCTTTCTTTGAGAAGCCTCAAGATATAAAGCCAGAGCACTTCCTTCGTGACCTTATTCCTTAATCTTTCTATTGGGGTTGTCATAATCTCACCTGTTTTATGTCTTGTAAATATTTTTGGAAGATGTAATTTAAGCCTTTTGGGGAAAGGTTTTATACACAGTTATCCTTAAGAACCATTGGGATGAGCCATGGAGTTCAACATAAATACCATGTTTAGTGATATGGGTGTTGGGGCTATTGTGGGTTTTGTTACTGGATATGCCCTTAAAAAATTGATGAAACTGGCTATGGCTTTGATAGGAGTATACGTTCTAAGTCTGTTTTACCTCCAACAGAAAGGCGTGATAACCATCAACACGGATAAGCTTTTCAACCTCACAAACAACATTACTCAGCAGGTTGTTAACGTAAGTCAGAAAGTTCTTGGAATCCTTCCAGGGACTAGTGCTTTTGTTGCAGGCTTTTATTTGGGTTTTAAAAAAGGTTAAGGGGTTAAACCTTCCCGCGGTAGAGAATCTTGACGAGCTCCTCAGGGAGGCCTTCCCTTTTGATTTTCTCCTCCACAAGCTTCTTCTCCTTCTCATATTCAACCTCGATGAACTTTGCATGAAGCGTGTCAACATCAACCAGAGCGAAAGTTGCTTTGTGGTTCTTGCTTGGTGGATAACCAATGCTTCCCGGACAGATTACCCTACCATACCGGGTCATTGCATTAACTGGGTATTTCGGTGATGCAACGAATAATATCTCGTAGTCCTTCACGGGCCTCATTATGGCCTCGTAGTAGCTCGTCGGCTGGTCGGGGAGAACTTGTCCCTCGAATGGGTTCAGTGGACTTCCGTAGACACCAAAGATGTCGTTTTTACCAATCTTGTCCACTAAATAAATCGGCAGGTCCCTTATGAACTCTCTGCCTTCATGTCCGAGGTTTTCCCATGTGTACTTGAGGGCCTTCTTGACGTAATCTGGATAGTTGAGCTTATCAATGTAATCAGGACCCTCTGCATGAGGATCGCTGGCCGCTATTACTTGGTCAAACTCGCCCCTGATGACCTTGACGGTGTTGTTCCTGATGAGGTCATCGAGAGTATCAAGAACCTCCCGCGGATACGGGAATAGTCCTACAACGTTTCCAAGAATGTAGTACTTTTCAATCTCGTATCCTTCCTCCTTAAGGGCCTCTATCTTTTCGAGAGCCTTGGCCAAAGCCGGAAGGTTACCGTTTATGTTCGCTAAAACGGCCACGTACACCATGGTATCACCCCCTTTTTCTTACCAAAAGAAACTAAAAAATCTAGAGTATTTAAACATTTCGGATTGTCCTATAGTCTAAAATCTTGGAGCGTCCAAAAGGGAGAAGTCAGAAGGGGAGAATCTTTTTCCTTCTTTTTCTGCTCTTCTTCTCCCTGTTTATACTCTCGAGGTAGAGCAGGAGGGCGTCCTCTATCATCTGCATCACCTCCTTTTGTTTTTTATTTGAATTCCGATATGGCCAGGTCTTTGTGGAGATAAATTTTGATAAAGGATAATTAACCATGCACTGACTGAGTGTGATTTTAAAGTAAGGTTTTAACACCAAATTGAATCTTTAAGTGGTTTCACTTTTATTGGCGCCCAAAGGGTGCATTCTCAGTGAAACACTAGTCAAGGGAGCGAATAAAGAGGAAACCTCCTTGAGAGGCACCTCATCTTTTGCCAGCGCTGAAACTTTTGGAAAAAGTTTCATCAAAGTTTGTGATTCTTTTGAGTGCCCTTTTAAGAGTGTCCGCGTCCCTGAAAGGCCTTTTGAAACTTGGATTGTACTTTTCTAAACCAAAAACACTCTCCAGGGGCAAGCAACGAGAACCCACTTGGAAATGAAATTTTTCATACTTAATTTCCGCCAGCGCTTGCGCAAGCAAGGGCTGATGGCGGACCGGCGGGGCTTCGAACCCCGGACCTGCGGCTTAGGAGGCCGCCGCCCTATCCTGGCTAGGCTACCGGTCCATTATCCCCTAATCCCTCCCAGAGAATAATATTTAAAGTTTACGGTTTACTTTCAGTGGTGGATAGACATGATAGATGACCTAGATATCAAGATAATATCCCTTCTTCAGAAGAATGCAAGGCTCTCTTATAGAGAGATAGCGAGAGAACTTAATGTTGCCGT
This genomic interval carries:
- the cmk gene encoding (d)CMP kinase, encoding MPKGCLVITVSGLAGSGTTTLCRNLAKHYGFKHIYAGLIFRQMAKERGMTLEEFQKYVELHPEIDREVDRRQVEAAKECNVVIEGRLAGWMVKDADLKIWLDAPIMERAKRVAQREGISVEEAFVQIAEREKQNRKRYLNLYGIDIEDKSIYDLIINTAKWGPDGVFAIVKAAIDHLYPDGDAGSDKGKEVG
- a CDS encoding 50S ribosomal protein L14e, translated to MPAIEIGRIAVVIAGRRAGQKVVVADIIDKNFVLVTGAGLNKVKRRRMNVKHLEPLPEKVNIERGASDEEIKKALEEAGISLE
- a CDS encoding SDR family NAD(P)-dependent oxidoreductase, translated to MKTALVTGATGGIGRLLVRALIEKGFHVVGVGRRKERLEELKSLGNFSYIVADLSEPNVARKIADSLGGFGVKRLDVLVNNVGYAIKKPLLDHTDEELENLFKVNALAPVELTRELLPLLGEGSTVVFVRSEVAFVNIPELPSYCAAKGALHYLTVNLERELKDRGIQVMRVYPKQVKTEFFTRNNVPYPTGSIEPEDVVKEIMRGLEKGKREVFVPGYLKLIRYLPNWPVFTYRFRH
- a CDS encoding RNA-guided pseudouridylation complex pseudouridine synthase subunit Cbf5, with product MARDEVRRILPADIKREVLIKDEKAETNPKWGFPPEKRPIEMHMQFGIINLDKPPGPTSHEVVAWIKKLFNLSKAGHGGTLDPKVSGVLPVALERATRVVQALLPAGKEYVALMHLHGDVPEDKILAVMKEFQGEIIQRPPLRSAVKRRLRTRKVYYIDVLEIDGRDVLFRVGVEAGTYIRSLIHHIGLALGVGAHMAELRRTRSGPFKEDETLVTLHDLVDYYHFWKEDGIEKYFRQAIQPMEKAVEHLPKVWIRDSAVSAVTHGADLAVPGIVKLHKGIKRGDLVAIMTLKDELVALGKAMMTSGEMLQRSKGIAVDVDKVFMPREWYPKLWAK
- a CDS encoding class I SAM-dependent methyltransferase — encoded protein: MTHYYSEEPGTPLKTKTIEVCLRGHCFKFITASGVFSFGKLDRGTELLIENMVLDENWRVLDLGCGYGAIGIVASRFVDHVIMTDVNRRAVSIARKNLKINGVRNAEVRWGSLYEPVKGEKFDSIITNPPVHAGKEILREIVINAPRHLNDGGLLQLVIKTKQGAKYIKALMEEHFTEVRELAKGSGYRVYAGIA
- a CDS encoding 30S ribosomal protein S13, with the protein product MTENFRHIVRVAGVDLDGHKQLRWALTGIKGIGINFATMVLRVAGLDPYMKAGYLTDEQVKLIEKILEDPVAHGIPAWAVNRPKDYETGKDMHLITAKLVMAWREDINRLRRIRAYRGIRHELGLPLRGQRTRSNFRHGTTVGVSRRKK
- a CDS encoding 30S ribosomal protein S4 yields the protein MGDPKRQRKKYETPSHPWIKERLDRERVLKRKYALKNKKELWRHETQLKEFRRRARRLLAARGKQAEIERQQLLQRLYRLGLLPADAVLDDVLSLTVEDVLERRLQTIVYKKGLARTIKQARQLIVHGHIEVNGQIIRSPGYLVLREEEDAITYAKNSPFAKESHPERMVIEQAKQGGEA
- a CDS encoding 30S ribosomal protein S11, translated to MSEETQQVNLKKKEKWGVAHIYSSYNNTIIHITDLTGAETVSRWSGGMVVKADRDEPSPYAAMIAAKRAAEEAMEKGFVGVHIKVRAPGGSKSKTPGPGAQAAIRALARAGLKIGRVEDVTPIPHDGTRPKGGRRGRRV
- a CDS encoding DNA-directed RNA polymerase subunit D, with translation MEPKFKILEKREDSIKFIVEGIDVAFANALRRTILAEVPTFAVDEVEFFENDSALFDEIIAHRLAMIPLTTPVERFSLDSLELDDYTVTLSLEAEGPGVVYSGDLKSSDEEIKPANPDIPIVKLAEGQRLVFNAYAKLGRGKDHAKWQPGFVYYKYLTRIHVSKEVPDWEELKGLAERRGLPVEEKDDELVITTTKAFYLPRKFEPYEGEKIREEVVPETFVFTVETNGELPVEEIVSIALKILMRKSDRFINELHKLAD
- a CDS encoding 50S ribosomal protein L18e, with protein sequence MVKRTGPTDINLRRLIRALRKKSNEEGVKIWKDIAWRLERPRRQRAEVNVSKINRYTKEGDTVIVPGSVLGAGKLEHKVIVAAWKFSETARKKIVEAGGEAITIEELMERNPKGSGVIIME
- the rplM gene encoding 50S ribosomal protein L13, giving the protein MRIINAEGLILGRLASKVAKMLLEGEEVVIVNAEKAIITGNREDIFAKYKQRTELRTRTNPRRGPFYPKRSDEIVRRTVRGMLPWKTDRGRKAFRRLRVYVGIPKEFEGKELETISEAHMSRLSTPKYVTVGEVAKFLGGKF
- a CDS encoding 30S ribosomal protein S9 — its product is MRVIQTAGKRKTAIARATIREGKGRVRINHKPVEIIEPEIARFTIMEPLILAGEEIVSKVDIDVKVEGGGFMGQAEAARVAIARALVEWTNDMNLKEKFMKYDRTMLVGDSRRTEPHKPNRSTKGPRAKRQKSYR
- a CDS encoding DNA-directed RNA polymerase subunit N; the encoded protein is MIVPVRCFTCGKVLADKYYEFKKRVEAGEDPAKVLDDLGVERYCCRRTLLSHVELIDQVMVYKVY
- a CDS encoding DNA-directed RNA polymerase subunit K; this translates as MFKYTRFEKARIIGARALQIAMGAPVLIDVPEGITPLQAALMEFEKGIIPLTVIRPS
- the rpsB gene encoding 30S ribosomal protein S2, encoding MEEYLVPLDQYLAAGVHIGTQQKTQDMKKFIYRVRQDGLYVLDVRKTDERLKVAGKFLAKFDPESILAVSVRLYGQKPVKKFGEVTGARAIPGRFLPGTMTNPQVKNFFEPDVIIVTDPRADHQAMKEAVEIGIPIVALVDTENFLSYVDLAIPTNNKGRKALALIYWILAREILYNRKEIENREDFKIPVEDFEMRIIRT
- a CDS encoding 50S ribosomal protein L40e, encoding MARFPEAEARIFRKLICMRCGATNPWGAKKCRKCGYKGLRPKAREPRGGGR
- a CDS encoding PadR family transcriptional regulator — protein: MTTPIERLRNKVTKEVLWLYILRLLKERPMYAYELKERIKEAFDFEPATVSSYVVLYKLEKEGYVTAEWQESETGKPARKYYRLTPKGEELLKEGIEFLEETLKKLKKT
- a CDS encoding FUN14 domain-containing protein, whose amino-acid sequence is MEFNINTMFSDMGVGAIVGFVTGYALKKLMKLAMALIGVYVLSLFYLQQKGVITINTDKLFNLTNNITQQVVNVSQKVLGILPGTSAFVAGFYLGFKKG
- a CDS encoding metallophosphoesterase — its product is MVYVAVLANINGNLPALAKALEKIEALKEEGYEIEKYYILGNVVGLFPYPREVLDTLDDLIRNNTVKVIRGEFDQVIAASDPHAEGPDYIDKLNYPDYVKKALKYTWENLGHEGREFIRDLPIYLVDKIGKNDIFGVYGSPLNPFEGQVLPDQPTSYYEAIMRPVKDYEILFVASPKYPVNAMTRYGRVICPGSIGYPPSKNHKATFALVDVDTLHAKFIEVEYEKEKKLVEEKIKREGLPEELVKILYRGKV